From one Pseudomonas sp. B21-048 genomic stretch:
- the urtA gene encoding urea ABC transporter substrate-binding protein: MKRRSLIKAFTLSASIAAMGMAWTVQAAETIKVGILHSLSGTMAISETSLKDMALMTIDEINAKGGVNGKMLEPVVVDPASNWPLFAEKGRQLLTQDKVAVVFGCWTSVSRKSVLPVFEELNGLLFYPVQYEGEEMSPNVFYTGAAPNQQAIPAVEYLMSEEGGSAKRYFLLGTDYVYPRTTNKILRSFLHAKGVADKDIEEVYTPFGHSDYQTIVANIKKFSAGGKTAVISTVNGDSNVPFYKELANQGLKATDVPVVAFSVGEEELRGIDTKPLEGNLAAWNYFESVENPQNKKFVADWKAYAKKHNLPGADKAVTNDPMEATYVGIHMWAQAAEKAKSTDVNKVREALAGQTFAAPSGYTLTMDKTNHHLHKPVMIGEIQADGQFNVVWQTEGPIRAQPWSPFIQGNDKKPDYAVKSN, from the coding sequence ATGAAGCGTCGCAGTTTGATCAAGGCTTTCACACTATCGGCAAGCATTGCCGCGATGGGCATGGCCTGGACGGTCCAGGCCGCCGAGACCATCAAGGTCGGTATTCTGCATTCGTTGTCCGGGACCATGGCGATCTCCGAAACCTCGCTCAAAGACATGGCGTTGATGACCATCGACGAAATCAACGCCAAGGGCGGCGTGAACGGCAAGATGCTGGAGCCGGTGGTGGTTGACCCGGCATCGAACTGGCCGCTGTTCGCCGAAAAGGGCCGGCAGTTGCTGACTCAGGACAAGGTGGCGGTGGTGTTCGGTTGCTGGACGTCGGTGTCGCGTAAATCAGTGTTGCCGGTGTTCGAAGAGCTCAACGGCTTGCTGTTCTACCCGGTGCAGTACGAAGGCGAAGAGATGTCGCCGAATGTGTTTTACACCGGCGCGGCGCCTAACCAGCAGGCGATTCCGGCGGTGGAATACTTGATGAGCGAAGAAGGCGGCAGCGCCAAGCGCTACTTCCTGCTGGGCACCGACTACGTTTACCCGCGCACCACTAACAAGATTCTGCGCTCGTTCCTGCACGCCAAAGGTGTGGCGGACAAGGACATCGAAGAGGTCTACACCCCGTTCGGCCACAGCGACTATCAAACCATCGTGGCCAACATCAAAAAATTCTCCGCCGGTGGCAAGACTGCGGTCATCTCCACGGTCAACGGCGACTCCAACGTGCCGTTCTATAAAGAGCTGGCCAACCAGGGCCTGAAAGCCACCGACGTTCCGGTCGTGGCGTTCTCCGTGGGCGAAGAAGAACTGCGCGGCATCGACACCAAACCGCTGGAGGGCAACCTCGCGGCGTGGAACTACTTCGAGTCGGTCGAGAACCCGCAGAACAAGAAATTCGTCGCCGACTGGAAGGCCTACGCCAAGAAACACAACCTGCCGGGCGCCGACAAAGCAGTGACCAACGACCCGATGGAAGCCACTTACGTCGGTATCCATATGTGGGCGCAAGCGGCAGAGAAAGCCAAGTCCACCGACGTCAACAAAGTTCGCGAAGCCCTGGCCGGCCAGACCTTCGCCGCGCCGTCCGGTTACACCCTGACCATGGACAAGACCAACCACCACCTGCACAAGCCGGTGATGATCGGCGAGATTCAGGCCGACGGTCAGTTCAACGTGGTGTGGCAGACCGAAGGGCCGATCCGCGCTCAGCCGTGGAGCCCGTTCATTCAGGGTAACGACAAGAAGCCGGACTATGCGGTGAAGAGCAACTAA
- the urtB gene encoding urea ABC transporter permease subunit UrtB, with protein MPTALYRLILAIALLLPMATHAGDAEDFVAANPVQQAKLLETWAAQPDPARIELISALQQGELTIDGQPKTLRLNNRLRGLIDTALASHQLLATDAKIRLAAAQQLQKSAKPAQLKFLDQQLAGEKDETVHAALSLALANLQLIDTDPAVRLAAVRLLGETGDPLARTRLEGLLEPGVEADANVRTAAETSLAQVKRKLLIGEMLGQAFSGMSLGSILLLAALGLAITFGLLGVINMAHGEMLMLGAYSTYVVQLMFQRFAPQAIEFYPLIALPVAFFVTAGIGMALERTVIRHLYGRPLETLLATWGISLMLIQLVRLVFGAQNVEVANPAWLSGGIQVLPNLVLPYNRIVIIAFALFVVVLTWLLLNKTRLGLNVRAVTQNRNMAACCGVPTGRVDMLAFGLGSGIAGLGGVALSQIGNVGPDLGQSYIIDSFLVVVLGGVGQLAGSVLAAFGLGIANKILEPQIGAVLGKILILALIILFIQKRPQGLFALKGRVID; from the coding sequence ATGCCCACCGCCCTTTACCGCTTGATCCTCGCCATCGCGCTGTTATTGCCGATGGCCACCCACGCCGGCGACGCCGAAGACTTCGTCGCGGCCAATCCCGTGCAACAAGCAAAGTTGCTGGAAACCTGGGCCGCGCAGCCCGATCCGGCCCGTATCGAACTGATCAGCGCCCTGCAACAAGGCGAATTGACCATCGATGGCCAACCGAAAACCCTGCGCCTGAATAACCGCCTTCGAGGTCTGATCGACACCGCGTTGGCCAGTCACCAATTGCTCGCCACCGACGCCAAAATCCGCTTGGCCGCCGCGCAGCAATTGCAGAAAAGCGCAAAACCCGCGCAACTGAAATTCCTCGACCAGCAACTCGCTGGTGAAAAAGACGAAACCGTTCACGCTGCCCTGAGCCTTGCGTTGGCCAATCTGCAACTGATCGACACTGATCCGGCCGTACGCCTCGCCGCTGTGCGTTTGCTCGGTGAAACCGGCGACCCATTGGCCCGCACCCGCCTCGAAGGCTTGCTGGAACCCGGTGTCGAAGCCGACGCCAATGTGCGCACTGCCGCCGAAACCAGCCTGGCCCAGGTCAAACGCAAACTGCTGATCGGCGAGATGCTTGGGCAGGCCTTCAGCGGTATGTCCCTTGGTTCAATTCTGCTGCTGGCGGCGTTGGGTCTTGCAATTACATTCGGCCTGCTCGGCGTGATCAACATGGCCCACGGCGAGATGCTGATGCTCGGTGCTTACTCGACGTACGTGGTGCAGTTGATGTTCCAGCGCTTCGCCCCGCAAGCCATCGAGTTCTATCCGCTGATTGCTTTGCCAGTAGCGTTTTTTGTCACCGCCGGGATCGGCATGGCGCTGGAGCGCACGGTGATTCGTCACCTCTACGGTCGCCCGTTGGAAACCCTGCTGGCGACGTGGGGCATCAGCCTGATGCTGATTCAGTTGGTGCGCCTGGTGTTCGGCGCGCAGAACGTCGAAGTGGCCAACCCGGCGTGGTTGTCAGGCGGGATTCAGGTGCTGCCGAATCTGGTGCTGCCGTACAACCGCATCGTGATCATCGCGTTCGCCTTGTTTGTGGTGGTGCTGACCTGGCTGTTGCTGAACAAGACGCGCCTCGGTTTGAACGTGCGTGCCGTCACCCAGAACCGCAACATGGCCGCCTGCTGCGGTGTACCGACCGGGCGCGTCGACATGCTCGCCTTCGGCCTCGGCTCGGGCATCGCTGGCCTCGGCGGTGTGGCGCTCAGCCAGATCGGCAACGTCGGCCCGGACCTCGGCCAGAGCTACATCATCGATTCGTTCCTGGTGGTGGTACTCGGCGGTGTCGGTCAATTGGCCGGTAGCGTATTGGCCGCCTTCGGTCTGGGCATCGCCAACAAAATTCTCGAGCCGCAGATCGGTGCGGTGCTGGGCAAAATCCTGATCCTCGCGCTGATCATTCTGTTCATCCAGAAACGTCCGCAAGGCCTCTTCGCACTGAAAGGACGGGTGATCGACTGA
- a CDS encoding iron ABC transporter permease produces the protein MIDRRYALLLMALGALLLVSCVVSLGFGPARVPVEVVWRILLHKIFGFGAPDWTAGQEHIVWLIRVPRMLLGALVGAGLALIGAVLQAVTRNPLADPHLLGVTSGATLGAVIVVLHVGEIVGLLTLPIAAFLGALLSMLIVLMIANRHGRLDSDRLLLCGVAVSFVMMAIANLLLFLGDHRASSAVMFWMLGGLGLARWELLAVPAASVLLGLVLLLGMARPLNALMAGEQTAVTLGLNARTVRLRVFLIASLMTGVLVSISGSIGFVGLMVPHIARRLVGAEHRRLLPVCVLLGSLFLVWVDVAARTLIAPEDLPIGVATAAIGGLFFIGLMRRR, from the coding sequence ATGATCGATCGTCGCTATGCCTTGTTGCTGATGGCCCTCGGCGCGCTGTTGCTGGTGTCGTGCGTGGTGTCGTTGGGCTTCGGCCCGGCTCGGGTGCCGGTGGAGGTGGTGTGGCGAATATTGCTGCACAAGATTTTTGGTTTCGGTGCTCCGGACTGGACGGCCGGGCAGGAACACATCGTCTGGCTGATCCGCGTGCCGCGCATGTTGCTCGGTGCACTGGTGGGCGCCGGTCTGGCGTTGATTGGCGCGGTGCTGCAAGCGGTGACGCGCAATCCGCTGGCTGATCCGCACCTGCTCGGTGTGACCTCCGGCGCGACCCTCGGCGCGGTGATTGTGGTGCTGCATGTCGGTGAAATTGTCGGGTTGCTGACCTTGCCGATTGCTGCGTTTCTCGGCGCGTTGTTGAGCATGTTGATTGTGCTGATGATCGCCAACCGTCATGGGCGGCTGGACAGTGATCGTCTGCTGTTGTGCGGAGTGGCGGTGTCGTTCGTGATGATGGCGATCGCCAATTTGCTGCTGTTTCTCGGTGATCACCGCGCCAGTTCGGCGGTGATGTTCTGGATGCTCGGCGGGCTCGGGTTGGCGCGTTGGGAACTGCTCGCGGTGCCGGCCGCGAGTGTGTTGCTTGGGTTGGTGTTGTTGCTGGGGATGGCCCGGCCATTGAATGCATTGATGGCGGGTGAACAGACCGCCGTGACCCTCGGCCTGAATGCTCGCACCGTGCGGCTGCGGGTGTTTTTGATTGCCTCGTTGATGACTGGGGTGTTGGTATCGATCAGTGGGTCTATCGGGTTTGTCGGGTTGATGGTGCCGCACATTGCGCGGCGATTGGTCGGGGCTGAACACCGGCGACTGCTGCCGGTGTGCGTGTTGCTGGGCAGCCTGTTCCTCGTCTGGGTCGATGTGGCCGCACGCACCCTGATCGCCCCTGAAGACTTGCCCATTGGCGTCGCTACTGCGGCAATCGGCGGGTTGTTCTTCATCGGCCTGATGCGCCGCCGCTAA
- a CDS encoding PepSY domain-containing protein, whose translation MQHPKPNFYNLAWRWHFYAGLFVAPFMVMLALTGIIYLFKPQLDPLMYGSLLNVPVAHHSISADDLLKRVKEAYPQGRIKQYLPPANAERSAQFVVINEGHELNVFIDPYHGDILGEQDAKKNLQAIARSIHGELMIGTVGDRLVELAASWGIVLVVSGVFLWWPRGQSAGTLWPRLNSRGRVLWRDLHAVTGFWGAALLLVMLLSGMTWTGFWGKQYADLWNRFPVAMWNDVPKSDVEARSLNSATRQTVPWAMENTPMPMSGDHAEHMAHASTQAGPAAPTISLQDVQNIAVQRKVEPGYSITVPTTDTGVFTIAVFADDPRNDATLHVDQYTGDVLADVRWQHYSNVARATEVGVMLHEGKMFGPFNQIMVLLICLTILLSAVSGVVIWWKRRPQGKFGVPPLRHNLPKWKIAMVIMLGLAVMFPLVGASLIVVWVVDRVLLSRFNRQAESASPSS comes from the coding sequence ATGCAACACCCCAAACCGAATTTCTACAACCTGGCCTGGCGCTGGCATTTCTATGCCGGCCTGTTCGTCGCGCCATTCATGGTGATGCTGGCCCTGACCGGCATCATCTACCTGTTCAAACCGCAACTCGATCCGTTGATGTACGGCAGCCTGCTGAACGTCCCGGTCGCCCATCACAGCATCTCGGCCGACGACCTGCTCAAACGGGTGAAAGAGGCGTATCCACAAGGCCGGATCAAACAGTATTTGCCGCCGGCGAACGCCGAACGCAGCGCGCAATTTGTGGTGATCAATGAAGGTCACGAACTGAACGTGTTCATCGATCCGTACCACGGTGACATCCTTGGCGAGCAAGACGCCAAGAAAAATCTGCAAGCGATTGCGCGCTCGATTCACGGCGAGTTAATGATCGGCACCGTCGGTGATCGACTGGTGGAACTGGCCGCCAGTTGGGGCATCGTGCTGGTGGTTTCAGGGGTATTTTTGTGGTGGCCGCGCGGTCAGTCCGCCGGGACTCTCTGGCCACGCTTGAACAGTCGTGGCCGAGTGCTCTGGCGTGACCTGCACGCGGTAACCGGGTTCTGGGGCGCGGCATTGCTGCTGGTGATGCTGCTCAGCGGCATGACCTGGACCGGTTTTTGGGGCAAGCAATACGCTGACCTCTGGAACCGCTTCCCGGTAGCCATGTGGAATGACGTGCCAAAGTCCGACGTCGAGGCCCGCAGCCTCAACAGCGCCACGCGCCAGACCGTGCCGTGGGCCATGGAAAACACACCGATGCCGATGTCCGGCGACCACGCCGAACACATGGCTCACGCCAGCACGCAAGCGGGTCCGGCAGCGCCAACCATCAGCCTGCAAGACGTGCAAAACATCGCCGTGCAGCGCAAGGTCGAGCCCGGCTACAGCATCACCGTCCCCACCACAGACACCGGCGTGTTCACCATCGCCGTGTTCGCCGACGACCCGCGCAACGACGCCACCCTGCATGTCGACCAGTACACCGGCGACGTCCTCGCCGATGTGCGCTGGCAGCATTACAGCAACGTCGCCCGGGCCACGGAAGTCGGCGTGATGCTGCACGAAGGCAAGATGTTCGGCCCGTTCAATCAGATCATGGTGCTGCTGATTTGCCTGACGATTTTGCTCAGCGCGGTCAGCGGTGTGGTGATCTGGTGGAAGCGTCGGCCACAGGGCAAGTTCGGTGTGCCGCCGTTGCGGCATAACCTGCCGAAATGGAAAATCGCAATGGTTATCATGCTCGGGCTGGCGGTGATGTTTCCGTTGGTGGGGGCTTCGTTGATTGTCGTGTGGGTAGTGGATCGGGTGCTGCTATCGCGGTTCAATCGGCAAGCTGAATCGGCCTCACCTTCATCATGA
- a CDS encoding DUF6124 family protein, whose translation MNKKIVPDPPVNTSTPDPETLRAEDLLKDREAIKRALDHYIDPPAPYTEKPRRPSTMFIVAPSMDTESLLAHACESLATASVLTSDFANNLTGPQRYSALAIQQSIMLAELAVNRALDNVDPA comes from the coding sequence ATGAATAAAAAAATCGTTCCCGATCCACCCGTCAACACCAGCACTCCCGACCCCGAAACCTTGCGCGCTGAAGACCTGCTCAAAGACCGTGAAGCCATAAAACGCGCCCTCGACCACTACATCGATCCCCCGGCGCCCTACACCGAAAAACCCCGCCGCCCCAGCACCATGTTCATCGTCGCCCCGAGTATGGATACCGAAAGCCTCCTGGCCCACGCCTGTGAATCGTTGGCCACAGCAAGTGTCCTGACCAGCGATTTCGCCAACAATCTGACCGGCCCGCAGCGCTACTCGGCGCTGGCGATTCAACAAAGCATTATGCTGGCGGAGCTGGCGGTGAACCGGGCGCTGGATAACGTCGACCCGGCGTAG
- a CDS encoding ABC transporter substrate-binding protein: MTLRSLLCLALLLGSAQALAEATHYPLTVQSCNREVTFKAAPQHAVSHDINMTQMMLALGLKPRMAGYSGVTGWKSVTPEMQTILDGLPELAAKYPSVETLLNANVDFFFAGWDYGMRVGGDLTPQTLQPLGINVYELTESCAFVMQRPPASLEDTYNDLRNLGKIFDVQDRANAVIAEMQAQVADIRKDLPTDKPRVFLYDSGEDRAMTSGRLGMPQALIDAAGGRNILDDVEASWTRVNWENVVERNPQVIVIVDYGEVTAEQKEQFLLNNQALQSVDAIKNQRFIVIPYVQATPGIDNVLAVETLAKGFHGE, encoded by the coding sequence ATGACTTTGCGTTCCCTGCTTTGCCTCGCGCTGTTGCTGGGCAGTGCCCAAGCATTGGCCGAGGCCACTCATTACCCGCTGACCGTCCAGAGCTGCAACCGCGAAGTCACCTTCAAGGCAGCGCCGCAACACGCGGTCAGCCACGACATCAACATGACCCAGATGATGCTCGCCCTCGGTCTCAAACCAAGGATGGCGGGATATAGCGGCGTGACGGGCTGGAAGTCGGTGACGCCCGAGATGCAGACCATCCTCGATGGCTTGCCGGAGCTGGCGGCCAAGTACCCGTCGGTGGAAACCCTGCTCAACGCCAACGTCGATTTCTTCTTCGCCGGTTGGGATTACGGCATGCGCGTCGGCGGTGATCTCACGCCGCAAACCCTGCAACCGCTGGGCATCAACGTTTACGAACTCACCGAGTCCTGCGCCTTCGTCATGCAGCGCCCGCCCGCCAGTCTGGAAGACACGTACAACGACCTGCGCAACCTCGGGAAAATCTTCGACGTGCAGGACCGCGCCAACGCCGTGATCGCCGAGATGCAGGCGCAAGTCGCCGACATCCGCAAGGATCTGCCGACGGACAAACCTCGGGTATTTCTCTACGACAGCGGTGAGGACCGGGCCATGACTTCCGGTCGTCTCGGCATGCCTCAGGCGCTGATCGACGCCGCCGGTGGGCGCAACATTCTCGACGACGTCGAGGCGAGCTGGACTCGGGTGAATTGGGAGAACGTGGTCGAGCGTAATCCGCAGGTGATCGTGATCGTTGATTACGGCGAAGTCACCGCCGAGCAGAAGGAACAATTCCTGCTGAATAATCAGGCTCTGCAATCGGTGGACGCGATCAAGAACCAGCGATTCATCGTCATTCCGTACGTGCAGGCCACGCCCGGGATCGACAACGTGCTGGCGGTCGAAACCCTGGCCAAGGGTTTCCACGGCGAATGA
- a CDS encoding ABC transporter ATP-binding protein: MTSLNLTNLAWTPLGHGHCHHQFQLRDASLHVAAGEFVGLIGPNGSGKTSLLRCAYRFSKPENGEVKLDHHNVWKQSSRWCAQRIAVVLQEFPDAFGLTVEEVVAMGRTPHKGLFDGDTLDDRKLATHALESVGLKGFEDHAFATLSGGEKQRVILARALAQQPQLLILDEPTNHLDPRYQLELLQLVKRLQIGTLASIHDLNLAAAFCDRLYVINHGRIVASGPPKEVLTAQLLHNVFGVDALIDDHPLHGYPRITWITQP; this comes from the coding sequence ATGACCTCGCTGAACCTCACAAACCTCGCCTGGACACCCCTGGGCCACGGCCATTGCCATCACCAGTTCCAGCTGCGTGACGCATCGCTGCACGTGGCCGCCGGGGAGTTCGTCGGGTTGATCGGCCCCAACGGCAGCGGCAAAACCAGCCTGTTGCGTTGCGCCTATCGTTTCAGCAAACCGGAAAACGGTGAGGTCAAACTCGACCACCACAACGTCTGGAAGCAATCCTCCCGCTGGTGCGCGCAACGCATCGCCGTGGTGTTGCAGGAGTTCCCCGACGCCTTTGGCCTGACCGTCGAAGAAGTGGTCGCCATGGGCCGCACGCCGCACAAAGGCCTGTTTGATGGCGACACCCTTGACGACCGAAAACTCGCGACCCACGCCCTCGAATCGGTCGGCCTCAAAGGCTTCGAAGACCATGCCTTCGCCACCCTTTCCGGTGGTGAAAAACAGCGGGTAATCCTCGCCCGCGCCCTGGCCCAGCAACCGCAACTGCTGATCCTCGACGAGCCGACCAATCACCTCGATCCGCGCTATCAGCTGGAGCTGTTGCAACTGGTCAAACGCCTGCAGATCGGCACGCTGGCAAGCATTCACGACCTCAATCTGGCAGCGGCCTTCTGTGATCGACTGTACGTGATCAATCACGGGCGCATCGTGGCCAGCGGCCCGCCCAAAGAAGTCCTGACCGCACAACTTTTGCACAACGTGTTCGGCGTCGATGCCCTGATCGATGACCACCCCTTGCACGGCTACCCACGAATCACCTGGATAACCCAACCATGA
- a CDS encoding TonB-dependent siderophore receptor produces the protein MNKYLLSGLCLLAMNNSAQAQPLTLPTGTITAPAFDDDTVSLNTPTTAGSRLDLTSLETPASVESLTGEQVRSRGDRSVQDAVSRSTGISRTGTPGDGGTSLSARGFTGQGSVMQLFDGNRLYSGMGTVTFPVDTWSVERVDVLRGPASVLYGEGATGAVVNVIPKKPFEGEIENHVRLGYGSYDSQQQAFDSGGSLSDTLSYRLNLNRLRSNGWVDRGDSSSDFISAALRWQATDDLAFTLAHDYGDQKPMNYFGTPLINGHFKESLRDNNYNVSNDKQHYNDQWTRLTSDWQICENISSSNELYYLKAQRRWQNAENYNFDRDTQQLSRSGYFGIGHKQEQVGDRQTFTFKHSLFGLDSQTVTGVDYNRIRFQLDSNSPFTDVLPDGQPVDLYHPQRGNFESADPYRNQFQSTTRQMSAFAENRTQLSERWSLVTGVRRDYVHVDRDNLIDGSQSDKTLTGNNWKAGLVFAVTPDTSFYSQYATSTDGVGGLISLSPSQQQYDLATARQTEIGVKQMFWEQRGEWTLAAYRIVKKKLLTDDPGNPTLKQQVGQQSSNGLEASLDLQLPHAWQLQANAAIVKAEYDDFKEVVSGVPVSRNGNRPVDVPRRTANLWLSKAINDHLKAGAGVRYVDARYADMANQNELPSYTVVDTTLSWKALRNTTLGLQVNNLFDRQYAQSQYNGGQQWILGEPRSFFVTADYTF, from the coding sequence ATGAACAAGTACCTCTTGTCCGGCCTCTGCCTGCTCGCGATGAATAACAGCGCCCAAGCGCAGCCGCTGACTCTGCCGACCGGCACCATCACCGCACCGGCCTTTGACGACGACACCGTCAGCCTGAACACCCCGACCACCGCCGGTTCGCGCCTTGATCTGACGTCGCTGGAAACCCCGGCCAGTGTCGAAAGCCTGACCGGCGAACAAGTCCGCTCACGTGGTGATCGCAGCGTCCAGGATGCAGTGTCGCGCAGCACCGGGATCAGCCGCACCGGTACGCCCGGCGATGGCGGCACGTCGTTGTCGGCGCGGGGTTTTACCGGGCAGGGTTCGGTGATGCAGTTGTTCGACGGCAACCGGTTGTACTCCGGCATGGGCACCGTGACCTTCCCGGTCGACACCTGGTCGGTGGAGCGGGTCGATGTGCTGCGCGGCCCGGCGTCGGTGCTGTACGGCGAAGGCGCGACCGGCGCAGTGGTCAACGTGATCCCGAAAAAGCCCTTTGAAGGCGAGATCGAAAATCACGTTCGCCTCGGTTACGGTTCCTACGATAGCCAGCAGCAGGCCTTCGACAGTGGCGGTTCGTTGAGCGATACCTTGAGCTACCGCTTGAACCTCAATCGCCTGCGCAGCAACGGTTGGGTCGACCGTGGAGATTCATCCAGCGACTTCATCAGTGCAGCCCTGCGCTGGCAGGCAACGGACGACTTGGCCTTCACCCTGGCCCATGATTACGGCGATCAGAAGCCGATGAATTATTTCGGCACGCCGCTGATCAACGGGCACTTCAAAGAGAGCCTGCGAGACAATAACTACAACGTCAGCAATGACAAGCAACACTACAACGATCAATGGACGCGCCTGACCAGCGACTGGCAGATTTGCGAGAACATCAGTTCGAGCAATGAACTCTATTACCTCAAGGCCCAACGTCGCTGGCAGAACGCCGAGAACTACAACTTCGACCGCGACACCCAACAACTCAGCCGCAGCGGGTATTTCGGCATCGGCCATAAGCAGGAACAGGTCGGCGACCGTCAGACCTTCACTTTCAAGCACTCACTGTTCGGTCTCGACAGCCAGACCGTGACCGGAGTCGATTACAACCGCATCCGCTTCCAGCTCGACAGCAATTCGCCGTTCACTGACGTCTTGCCCGATGGCCAACCGGTCGACCTGTATCACCCGCAACGCGGCAACTTTGAGAGTGCCGATCCGTACCGCAATCAGTTCCAGTCCACCACCAGACAAATGTCGGCCTTCGCCGAGAACCGCACCCAGCTGAGCGAACGCTGGTCCCTGGTGACGGGTGTGCGCCGCGACTACGTGCATGTGGACCGCGACAACCTGATCGACGGCAGTCAAAGCGACAAGACCCTGACCGGCAACAACTGGAAGGCCGGCCTGGTGTTTGCCGTGACGCCGGACACTTCGTTCTACAGCCAGTACGCCACCAGCACCGATGGTGTCGGCGGTTTGATTTCCCTGAGCCCGAGCCAGCAGCAATATGACCTGGCCACCGCCAGGCAGACCGAAATCGGTGTGAAGCAGATGTTCTGGGAGCAACGCGGCGAATGGACCCTGGCGGCCTATCGCATCGTCAAAAAGAAACTGCTGACCGATGATCCAGGTAATCCGACGCTCAAGCAGCAGGTTGGTCAGCAATCGTCCAACGGGCTGGAAGCCAGCCTCGATCTGCAACTGCCGCACGCCTGGCAACTGCAAGCCAACGCCGCCATCGTCAAAGCCGAATACGATGACTTCAAAGAGGTGGTCAGTGGTGTGCCAGTGTCGCGCAACGGCAATCGCCCGGTGGACGTGCCACGGCGCACGGCGAATCTGTGGCTGAGCAAAGCGATCAACGATCACCTGAAAGCCGGGGCCGGTGTGCGCTATGTCGATGCGCGTTATGCAGACATGGCCAACCAGAACGAATTGCCGAGCTACACCGTGGTGGACACCACGCTGTCATGGAAAGCGCTGCGTAATACGACGCTGGGGTTGCAGGTGAACAATCTGTTTGACCGTCAGTACGCCCAAAGCCAATACAATGGGGGCCAGCAGTGGATCCTCGGCGAGCCGCGATCGTTTTTTGTCACCGCTGATTACACCTTTTAA